Proteins from one Triplophysa dalaica isolate WHDGS20190420 chromosome 6, ASM1584641v1, whole genome shotgun sequence genomic window:
- the nck2b gene encoding cytoplasmic protein NCK2b, protein MSEETVVIAKWDYTAQQDQELDIRKNERLWLLDDSKTWWRVRNASNRMGYVPSNYVERKNSLKKGSLVKNLKDTLGLGKTKRKTSTREASPTPSTDEYSSNGGGTERIYDLNTPAVVKFAYNAERDDELSLVKGARLIVIEKCSDGWWKGSYNGNVGWFPSNYVQEDEVEETSADFPAVFSSLSLPDLNNGQGPSVIHTVQTLYPFSSVSEEELNFEKGETMEVLEKPENDPEWWRCKNCRGRVGLVPKNYVVVLNDGPLSMAAGSYSQQNSHTGPSHTGKFAGKDWYYGNVTRHQGERALNERGVEGDFLVRDSESSPSDFSVSLKAVGKNKHFKVQSSNGVYCIGQRRFNAMDELLEHYKKAPIFTSEHGEKLYLIKPLQ, encoded by the exons ATGTCGGAGGAGACGGTTGTTATTGCCAAGTGGGACTACACGGCGCAACAGGACCAGGAACTTGACATTAGGAAAAACGAGCGTCTGTGGCTCCTGGACGACTCCAAAACATGGTGGCGGGTACGAAATGCATCCAACAGGATGGGCTACGTTCCTTCCAATTACGTCGAGCGCAAGAACAGTCTGAAGAAAGGCTCCCTGGTGAAAAATCTCAAAGATACACTTG GCCTAGGAAAAACAAAACGCAAGACGAGCACCCGGGAAGCATCTCCCACGCCCAGCACAGACGAGTACTCATCTAACGGTGGAGGTACCGAAAGAATTTACGACTTGAATACACCCGCAGTGGTGAAGTTTGCCTACAACGCAGAGCGGGACGATGAACTCAGTCTGGTGAAGGGCGCACGGCTGATAGTGATCGAGAAGTGCAGCGACGGCTGGTGGAAGGGCAGCTATAACGGCAATGTGGGCTGGTTCCCTTCCAACTACGTGCAGGAGGATGAGGTCGAGGAGACTTCTGCAGACTTCCCTGCAgtcttctcttctctctcacTGCCGGACCTCAATAACGGTCAGGGCCCAAGTGTGATTCATACGGTTCAGACACTCTATCCTTTCAGCTCCGTTTCAGAGGAGGAGCTAAACTTTGAGAAAGGAGAGACGATGGAGGTGCTCGAGAAGCCGGAGAATGACCCAGAATGGTGGAGATGTAAGAACTGTCGTGGGCGGGTTGGCCTGGTTCCAAAAAACTATGTGGTTGTACTTAACGATGGGCCTTTATCGATGGCCGCAGGCTCCTACTCCCAGCAGAACAGCCACACGGGGCCTTCTCACACAGGAAAGTTTGCGGGAAAGGACTGGTACTATGGCAACGTTACACGGCACCAAGGGGAGCGTGCGCTGAACGAGAGGGGTGTGGAGGGAGACTTTCTCGTGCGAGACAGCGAATCTTCT cCGAGTGATTTCTCTGTGTCTCTTAAGGCAGTCGGGAAGAACAAGCACTTCAAGGTGCAGTCGTCGAATGGAGTTTACTGTATCGGTCAACGCCGCTTTAATGCTATGGATGAACTGTTAGAGCACTACAAGAAAGCTCCCATCTTCACCAGCGAACATGGAGAGAAGCTTTACCTTATCAAACCCCTCCAGTGA
- the dph3 gene encoding DPH3 homolog — protein MSVFHDEVEIEDFEYDEETETYYFPCPCGDRFAITKEDLENGEEVATCPSCSLVVKVIYDKDEFICGEVIEAPKTERKVELAQS, from the exons ATGTCGGTATTTCACGACGAAGTTGAAATTGAAGATTTTGAATATGACGAAGAAACAGAGACGTATTATTTCCCCTGTCCATGTGGGGACAGATTCGCCATAACGAAG GAGGATCTTGAAAACGGTGAAGAAGTGGCAACCTGTCCCAGCTGCTCACTAGTAGTGAAAGTCATCTATGATAAG gATGAGTTCATTTGTGGAGAAGTAATTGAAGCaccaaaaacagaaagaaaagtgGAGCTGGCCCAAAGCTGA
- the LOC130425064 gene encoding general transcription factor II-I repeat domain-containing protein 2-like — translation MAKRKVDTENRGFQTRWESEYMFTEVAGKPVCLLCGESVAVLKEYNLRRHYETKHADKNKNMDMEQRLQKAEELKRGLKSRQALFKKAKSQGQAAVKASFILAEEIAKSARPFTEGDFIKNCMIKVCDEVCPEKRQLFLNVSLSRNTIAERVDQLSINLKEQLVKKGKDFIAYSLAVDESTDISDIAQLSIFIRGVDSSLSVTEEFLALRPMHGTTTGHDLYEEVSRCVNEMELPWEKLVGLTTDGAPAMCGHRSGLVAKIREKMQEENATGELTAYHCIIHQEALCGKALKMEHLVWSPDVMSIITRTVNFIRAKGLNHRQFKAFLTELETEHGDLPYHTEVRWLSQGKVLQRCFELREEICLFLDSKGKDTTQLRDEMFLCEMAFLCDITSHLNAMNLQLQGRDHVISDMYSTVKAFKTKLTLWETQMRKENLSHFPSCQTMKEKLSTSAFPSAQLADKIGMLAADFRRRFADFEAQKSRLELLGNPFAVDVESSPPNLQMELIDLQCNDALRAKYAAVGAAEFARFLPDTMPQLRIQAAQTLSMFGSTYLCEQLFSLMNLNKTSHRSRLTAEHLHSILRISSAQSLTPNIDELVEKMGHHQVSPSTSNK, via the exons ATGGCAAAACGGAAGGTGGACACTGAGAACCGGGGGTTTCAAACAAGGTGGGAGTCGGAGTATATGTTCACGGAGGTAGCTGGAAAACCTGTGTGTCTTCTGTGTGGAGAAAGTGTGGCGGTACTGAAAGAGTATAATCTGAGACGACATTATGAAACGAAACACGCggacaaaaacaagaatatggACATGGAACAAAGGCTACAAAAAGCAGAGGAATTAAAACGAGGCCTCAAATCTCGACAGGCTCTGTTCAAAAAAGCCAAATCACAAGGCCAGGCTGCTGTCAAGGCCAGTTTTATTTTGGCAGAAGAGATCGCTAAATCAGCCCGGCCATTTACGGAGGGGGATTTCATCAAAAACTGCATGATTAAAGTTTGTGACGAAGTTTGCCCAGAAAAAAGGCAACTCTTTTTAAATGTGAGTCTGAGCAGAAACACCATTGCCGAGAGAGTAGACCAGTTGTCCATCAATCTAAAAGAGCAGCTTGTGAAAAAGGGAAAAGATTTCATTGCATATTCCTTGGCTGTGGATGAGAGCACCGACATTTCTGACATTGCCCAGTTGTCAATTTTCATCCGCGGAGTGGACTCCAGCCTAAGCGTGACAGAGGAGTTTTTGGCTTTACGTCCTATGCATGGCACAACTACGGGGCATGATTTGTATGAAGAGGTGTCAAGATGTGTAAATGAGATGGAGCTGCCTTGGGAAAAACTCGTAGGTTTGACAACCGACGGAGCACCTGCGATGTGTGGACACAGGAGCGGACTGGTGGCGAAGATACGGGAAAAGATGCAAGAGGAAAACGCGACAGGTGAGCTGACAGCTTATCATTGTATCATACACCAGGAAGCGTTGTGCGGTAAAGCCTTGAAAATGGAGCAT ttagtctggagccctgatGTAATGAGCATCATCACGCGCACAGTTAACTTTATCAGAGCCAAAGGTTTGAATCACCGCCAGTTCAAGGCATTTCTGACGGAGTTAGAAACGGAGCATGGTGATTTGCCTTATCACACAGAGGTGCGATGGCTAAGCCAGGGAAAGGTGCTTCAAAGATGTTTCGAGCTTCGTGAGGAGATTTGTCTGTTCTTGGACAGCAAAGGGAAAGACACAACACAACTCCGAGACGAAATGTTTCTGTGTGAAATGGCTTTTCTGTGTGACATTACGAGTCATCTGAATGCAATGAACTTGCAGCTGCAGGGTCGGGATCATGTCATCTCtgatatgtacagtacagtgaAGGCATTTAAAACCAAACTGACTCTGTGGGAGACGCAGATGCGGAAAGAAAATTTGAGCCACTTTCCCAGCTGCCAGACCATGAAAGAGAAGCTCTCTACCAGTGCGTTCCCGAGCGCACAGTTGGCTGATAAAATAGGTATGCTTGCCGCTGACTTTCGACGCCGATTTGCTGACTTTGAAGCACAAAAAAGCAGGTTGGAACTGCTCGGTAACCCATTTGCTGTTGACGTGGAAAGCTCACCACCAAACCTCCAAATGGAGTTGATTGACCTCCAATGCAATGATGCACTGAGGGCAAAATATGCGGCAGTGGGTGCTGCGGAGTTCGCCCGTTTCCTCCCCGACACAATGCCCCAGCTGCGCATCCAGGCTGCTCAAACGTTGTCTATGTTTGGCAGCACATACCTGTGTGAACAACTGTTTTCTTTGATGAACctgaacaaaacatcacacagaagTCGACTTACTGCTGAACACCTCCACTCAATTCTGAGGATTTCCTCAGCTCAGAGCCTTACCCCGAACATTGATGAACTTGTGGAAAAGATGGGACACCACCAAGTATCACCCTCAACCTCAAACAAGTGA